From Bradysia coprophila strain Holo2 chromosome IV unlocalized genomic scaffold, BU_Bcop_v1 contig_5, whole genome shotgun sequence, one genomic window encodes:
- the LOC119072056 gene encoding ubiquitin-associated domain-containing protein 1-like, whose amino-acid sequence MIPWMREKFAERKAKWEASRKRANFSSDTIGVSDKIPLRKDVSYDSIELYDENADDAILLKIVGYDGRIVPLRLVSTTTIQEVKCQALRELVAVSNDHGTSSILGYKLLKSNASMLALNESLSISQSNLSDCDELLLMKCRLTEENDNENRVQKGPSQLVIDKATVDRIQCGEKTESVGDVNEIMLRCDVKSDIRQILISLAKSSAFVIGASPYAAQIILMFKERLIRQNDLYQLDSLPHCSVQKTLKAETTGNNWEQKTKFLELNERFLETHFLNSSSQESTKRNIEALLEIIRIYAYKHVTTKSNLKEIIWKMGFSKDDVEDALKVAENNYVDACRWLMRTNNNYNDGLLKDSPMLKALITSPHIQLSFSSPKIFIAYISILDNYSSINLWLSDAETAGVIGHVLRTYHEEKHILAINQIS is encoded by the exons ATGATACCATGGATGCGTGAGAAATTTGCAGAGCGAAAAGCAAAATGGGAAGCATCCAGAAAAAGAGCAAACTTTTCATCCGATACAATTGG AGTTAGCGATAAAATACCACTGCGAAAAGATGTGTCTTACGATTCAATTGAACTTTACGACGAGAACGCAGACGACGCGATTCTGTTAAAGATAGTAGGATACGATGGAAGAATAGTGCCCTTACGTTTAGTGTCAACCACAACAATCCAAGAAGTTAAATGTCAAGCATTAAGAGAATTAGTTGCCGTATCTAATGACCACGGTACCAGTAGTATCCTTGGCTACAAATTGTTAAAATCCAACGCAAGTATGCTCGCCCTGAATGAGTCCTTGTCAATAAGCCAAAGTAATCTCTCTGACTGTG ATGAGCTTTTGTTGATGAAGTGCAGGCTCACGGAAGAGAATGATAATGAAAATCGGGTGCAAAAAGGTCCCTCACAGTTGGTCATTGATAAAGCAACAGTGGACAGGATTCAATGTGGTGAAAAAACCGAATCCGTTGGGGACGTTAACGAAATCATGTTACGTTGTGAT GTGAAAAGTGACATAAGACAAATCTTGATATCGTTGGCCAAATCTTCAGCATTCGTCATTGGTGCGAGTCCGTACGCAGCACAAATCATTTTGATGTTCAAGGAAAGGCTGATTCGTCAAAACGACTTGTATCAGCTGGACTCGTTACCGCATTGCTCTGTACAGAAAACACTGAAAGCAGAAAC CACCGGCAATAATTGGGagcaaaaaacgaaatttcttgaattgaACGAGCGATTCTTGGAAACTCATTTTTTGAATTCCTCATCACAAGAG AGTACCAAAAGAAACATTGAAGCTTTATTAGAGATAATTCGCATATACGCGTACAAACACGTTACAACCAAGTCAAATCTAAAGgaaattatttggaaaatgGGATTCAGCAAGGACGATGTAGAAGACGCGTTGAAAGTAGCTGAAAATAATTACGTTGACGCCTGTCGATGGTTGATGCGTACGAACAATAACTACAACGATGGCCTTTTAAAGGACTCACCAATGCTTAAAGCCTTAATTACATCGCCACACATTCAATTGAGTTTTTCTAGTCCGaaaatttttatcg CATACATCTCCATTTTAGACAATTATTCATCCATCAATTTATGGCTAAGTGATGCAGAAACGGCTGGAGTTATTGGTCATGTATTACGTACGTACCATGAAGAGAAGCACATTTTAGCTATTAATCAGATCAGTTGA